The sequence below is a genomic window from Aureispira sp. CCB-E.
CGTCATTATACCAATGCCATGCTTCATCATTAATGGGTTCTCCTACGGTTCCCAATACTTTCAAACTACTCAAATCACTATTGGTAACATACTCGTCCCCCATTGCCTGCAATGCTCTAATAGCAGTTGGTGCTGTATAAAATTGATTGACTTGGTGCTTTTCACAAATTTGCCAAAATCGCCCCGCATCAGGATACGTTGGCACTCCTTCAAACATGACTGTTGTCGCTCCAGCCAACAGAGGACCATATACAATATATGAATGCCCTGTAATCCATCCAATATCGGCTGTACACCAGTAAACATCCCCATCTTGGTACTGAAAAACATTTCTAAAGGAGTATTCTGTATACAACATATACCCTCCACAAGTATGCACCACCCCTTTGGGTTTTCCTGTAGACCCTGAAGTATACAGAATAAATAGCATATCTTCCGCATCCATTTCTACTGCTTCACAAACAGCATCTTGTTGACGCATTTCCTCATGCCACCATAGGTCTCTACCTTCCTTCATTTCCACAGCAGTATGCGTGCGTTGATACACAATAACCCGTTCTACAGAATGGCAATCTTGCTCTAATGCCGCATCAACAACAGCCTTTACGGGAATACTTTTAGCACCTCGATAATTACCATCAGAAGTAATAATCATTTTTGCTTCCGCATCTTTTACTCTATCTGCCAATGCCTTAGCCGAAAACCCTGCAAATACAACAGAATGAACAGCTCCAATTCGAGCACAAGCCAACACTGCTATGGCTAGTTCTGCGACCATAGGCATGTAAAAACAAATTCTATCTCCCTTTGTAATCCCATTTGCTTTTAACACATTAGCAAACCGACATACTTCTGCATGTAGTTCTTTATAAGTATAGGTTACTGTTGCCTCGCCTGGCTCATTGGGTTCCCAAATAATCGCTGTTTGATTTCCTTTAGTTTCCAAATGACGATCAAGGCAGTTCTCTGTAATATTTAACTTGCCACCAACAAACCATTTAACAGAAGGTTTCTTAAAATCCCAATCTAGAACCTGTTTCCACTTTTTGCGCCAAGTAAACGATTGAGCTTGTTCTTCCCAAAAAGCTTCGGGGGCGTCAATACTTTTCTGATAGACTTCTTGAT
It includes:
- the acs gene encoding acetate--CoA ligase, translated to MTTQIKSFEHYQEVYQKSIDAPEAFWEEQAQSFTWRKKWKQVLDWDFKKPSVKWFVGGKLNITENCLDRHLETKGNQTAIIWEPNEPGEATVTYTYKELHAEVCRFANVLKANGITKGDRICFYMPMVAELAIAVLACARIGAVHSVVFAGFSAKALADRVKDAEAKMIITSDGNYRGAKSIPVKAVVDAALEQDCHSVERVIVYQRTHTAVEMKEGRDLWWHEEMRQQDAVCEAVEMDAEDMLFILYTSGSTGKPKGVVHTCGGYMLYTEYSFRNVFQYQDGDVYWCTADIGWITGHSYIVYGPLLAGATTVMFEGVPTYPDAGRFWQICEKHQVNQFYTAPTAIRALQAMGDEYVTNSDLSSLKVLGTVGEPINDEAWHWYNDVVGKQACPIVDTWWQTETGGIMISALAGHTPLKPCYASLPLPGIQPCLVDPNGKEIEENEVEGLLCVKFPWPSMIRTTYGDHERCRQVYFSAFEDKYFTGDGARRDANGFYRIIGRVDDVINVSGHRFGTAEIEDAINGHLNIVESAVVGYPHDIKGQGIYAYVVAKDPIQDMEAFRQEVLFIVTKEIGPIAKPDKIQIVEGLPKTRSGKIMRRILRKIASGDTSNLGDTSTLLNPDIVQTIMDGALV